Proteins encoded together in one Mycobacterium sp. MS1601 window:
- a CDS encoding Rv1355c family protein: MSRPHGVDHPQSHTATVLDERDEQHRRVVDRLRADPGTEFIDTLAQQRDTLSRLRPPVPDELHAEAPRWVHYPWRRTVLAVLGPRSFSALRLDRNRNLITSTEQAALGRLRVGVVGLSVGHVIAHTIAMQGAAGFLRLADFDELELSNLNRVPATLLDLGVNKAVIAARRIAELDPYLPVDAHTGGLTTDTLDAFFDGLDIVIDECDSLDMKVVIREAARQRRLPVLMSTADRGLVDVERFDLEPGRPILHGLLRGIDSTRLAGLSTRDKIPHMLRFVDIARSSARGAASMLEVNSTLTTWPQLAGEVVLGATAVVEGVRRIGLGEPLSSGRTRIDVAAALDQLEQPPLPRDLPDPAPFDEPVPQSVIDRVATAAGRAPSGGNVQPWRISAATDSVTVRLVPDRSSRMDVAYRASAVALGASVFNARVAAAAADHRTDVRIDENPGEDCPMRATVRLYPGSAPDLATLYGPMLDRGTNRNLGTGEALDPRTADVLRTAADSQGATLRLITDRADIEAAGRLMAAADRVRYLTAELHREMISELRWPGEANQDTGIDVLGLGIERNDMVLLEMLRRPDVMAWLADWDAGSGLGDDTFDKVSSSSALAVVSIDGDTLTDYARGGAATELVWITAEQHGLAVHPMSPVFLYAHDGGDLAELSAPFADTLKGLQEAFHRLAQTAGLRHALVLRLSHAPDSSIRSRREAYTRKDG, translated from the coding sequence GTGAGCCGACCCCACGGCGTCGATCACCCTCAATCGCATACCGCCACAGTGCTCGACGAACGCGACGAGCAGCATCGGCGCGTAGTCGACCGACTGCGGGCCGATCCCGGCACCGAGTTCATCGACACCCTGGCCCAGCAGCGCGACACGCTGTCACGGTTGCGACCGCCCGTTCCGGACGAGCTTCACGCCGAAGCCCCCCGCTGGGTGCACTATCCGTGGCGGCGCACCGTGCTCGCTGTACTGGGACCACGCTCGTTCAGCGCGCTGAGGCTGGACCGCAACCGCAACCTGATCACGTCCACCGAACAGGCCGCCCTGGGCCGCCTGCGGGTGGGGGTGGTGGGTCTGAGCGTCGGCCACGTCATCGCCCACACCATCGCCATGCAGGGTGCGGCAGGTTTTCTGCGCCTGGCCGACTTCGACGAGCTCGAGCTGTCGAACCTCAACCGGGTGCCGGCCACCCTGCTGGACCTCGGCGTCAACAAGGCCGTCATCGCGGCAAGGCGTATCGCCGAGCTGGATCCCTACCTACCGGTGGACGCCCACACCGGCGGGCTGACCACGGACACTCTCGACGCCTTCTTCGACGGCCTGGACATCGTGATCGACGAATGCGATTCGCTGGACATGAAAGTGGTGATCCGCGAGGCAGCCAGGCAGCGCCGCCTACCCGTGTTGATGTCCACCGCCGACCGCGGACTGGTCGACGTCGAACGATTCGACCTGGAGCCTGGGCGGCCCATCCTGCACGGACTACTACGTGGTATCGACTCCACACGGCTGGCAGGCCTGTCGACACGTGACAAGATCCCTCACATGCTCCGCTTCGTCGACATCGCGCGTTCGTCGGCGCGGGGGGCTGCCTCGATGCTCGAGGTCAACTCCACGCTGACCACATGGCCGCAGTTGGCCGGCGAGGTGGTCTTGGGTGCCACCGCAGTTGTCGAGGGCGTACGGCGTATCGGGCTCGGCGAGCCGCTGTCCTCCGGACGGACCAGGATCGACGTCGCGGCAGCACTCGATCAGCTCGAGCAGCCACCACTGCCCCGAGACCTTCCCGACCCCGCCCCGTTCGACGAACCGGTGCCGCAGTCCGTGATCGACCGGGTGGCCACCGCGGCCGGCCGCGCCCCCTCCGGCGGCAACGTCCAGCCCTGGCGCATCTCTGCGGCCACCGACTCCGTGACGGTCCGCCTGGTACCTGACCGGTCGTCGCGCATGGATGTCGCCTACCGGGCCAGCGCGGTGGCACTCGGCGCGTCGGTGTTCAACGCACGGGTGGCTGCCGCGGCGGCCGACCACCGGACCGACGTGCGCATCGACGAGAACCCGGGCGAGGACTGCCCAATGCGGGCCACCGTCCGGCTGTATCCGGGATCCGCCCCGGATCTGGCCACGTTGTACGGCCCGATGCTGGACCGGGGCACCAACCGCAACCTCGGCACCGGCGAGGCGCTGGACCCGCGCACCGCCGATGTCCTGCGAACCGCGGCGGACAGCCAGGGCGCCACGCTGCGACTGATCACCGACCGCGCTGACATCGAAGCGGCCGGCAGGCTGATGGCCGCAGCAGATCGTGTGCGGTACCTGACCGCCGAGCTGCACCGGGAGATGATCTCGGAACTCCGCTGGCCGGGCGAGGCGAACCAGGACACCGGCATCGACGTCCTCGGACTGGGGATCGAGCGTAACGACATGGTGCTCCTGGAGATGCTGCGCCGCCCCGATGTGATGGCGTGGCTGGCGGACTGGGACGCCGGCTCCGGATTGGGTGACGATACGTTCGACAAGGTGAGTTCCAGTTCGGCGCTGGCCGTGGTGAGCATCGACGGCGACACCTTGACCGACTACGCCCGCGGCGGTGCGGCCACCGAGTTGGTCTGGATCACCGCCGAGCAACACGGGCTCGCTGTGCACCCGATGTCGCCGGTGTTCCTCTACGCTCATGACGGCGGCGATCTGGCGGAGCTCTCGGCACCATTCGCCGACACACTGAAGGGACTCCAGGAGGCATTTCACCGGCTGGCTCAGACTGCAGGCCTGCGTCATGCCCTGGTGCTCCGGCTGTCCCATGCGCCAGACTCGTCCATCCGCAGCCGCCGCGAGGCTTACACTAGGAAAGATGGTTAA